One Thermosphaera aggregans DNA segment encodes these proteins:
- a CDS encoding molybdopterin-binding protein has translation MLKIIEDSVGLRAAHDYSAVTPEFKGPILKKGEVIKEEHVELMKQHGHYYVFVEEEDTDWLWEDVAVVEFGKYIAGENVEVVLKSEGKAFLLARSKGLVRINRAGLMKVNSTGIFLLITLKTGSFVRENSLIGIIDMVPLKISRSSFNKLLEDVKMETPIVSVKPAVSKKAGIIVTGNEIIDGLKKDLAGPIIEAKLKRFDCSVVFYAQSRDDEDEIVRNILEAVEVADVVVVSGGMSVDPTDKTPLAIARVADRVVFYGIPIKPTTMSMLAYKNDKAILGVSSGIIHFPEYNVLDVILPWIVSNTEPSREYIAELGEGGISKYFLEKMKL, from the coding sequence ATGTTGAAAATAATTGAGGACTCAGTAGGGTTGAGGGCGGCTCACGACTATTCTGCTGTAACCCCGGAGTTTAAAGGTCCAATTTTGAAGAAGGGGGAGGTTATTAAGGAAGAACATGTTGAGCTCATGAAGCAACACGGTCACTATTACGTTTTCGTTGAAGAGGAGGATACGGATTGGCTGTGGGAGGATGTAGCGGTTGTTGAGTTTGGAAAATACATTGCTGGTGAAAACGTCGAGGTTGTTTTAAAAAGCGAGGGAAAAGCATTCCTACTTGCAAGAAGTAAGGGATTAGTAAGAATCAATCGCGCAGGCTTGATGAAGGTAAACTCAACAGGCATATTTTTATTGATAACTCTGAAAACAGGTTCATTCGTCCGCGAAAACAGCTTAATAGGTATTATTGACATGGTCCCATTGAAGATAAGCAGGAGCTCGTTCAATAAGCTCTTGGAAGACGTGAAGATGGAAACTCCTATAGTTTCAGTTAAGCCAGCAGTGTCTAAGAAGGCTGGAATCATTGTCACAGGAAATGAAATAATTGACGGGTTGAAGAAGGATCTCGCAGGACCCATTATTGAAGCAAAGCTTAAGCGTTTTGATTGTTCAGTCGTGTTTTACGCCCAGTCCCGTGACGATGAGGATGAGATTGTTCGTAATATTCTGGAAGCTGTCGAAGTAGCGGATGTGGTGGTTGTTTCAGGCGGTATGAGCGTTGACCCCACCGATAAAACTCCCTTAGCTATAGCTAGGGTAGCTGATAGGGTAGTCTTCTACGGAATACCAATAAAGCCCACAACCATGTCCATGCTCGCCTATAAAAACGATAAGGCAATCTTAGGTGTTTCCAGCGGGATCATTCACTTTCCAGAGTACAACGTACTCGACGTTATTCTACCATGGATAGTGTCAAACACGGAGCCCTCGAGGGAGTATATTGCGGAACTGGGGGAAGGCGGGATTTCTAAATACTTCTTGGAGAAAATGAAGCTCTAA
- a CDS encoding MogA/MoaB family molybdenum cofactor biosynthesis protein yields the protein MRISVSIIVVSDRVHEGLAEDASGSLARRMVEEKGFFVEEFTVIPNSHRELLRVVRTSKSRLIIFIGGTGPGPRDITVDVVSQVAWRHLPGFGELFRAKSFEVKGFRGILTRSELFILPDGRIAVCLPGSPGAVELGLNILLNIIEHLVEEVDRFEGQHN from the coding sequence ATGCGCATCTCAGTGAGCATTATAGTAGTTAGCGACAGGGTTCATGAAGGGTTAGCCGAGGATGCTAGCGGCTCGTTGGCTAGGAGAATGGTTGAGGAAAAAGGGTTTTTTGTGGAAGAGTTTACAGTTATTCCCAATTCTCACCGTGAGTTGCTCAGAGTTGTGAGAACTTCTAAGTCTAGATTAATAATCTTCATCGGGGGAACCGGGCCCGGCCCTCGGGATATTACAGTGGATGTTGTATCGCAGGTTGCATGGAGGCATCTCCCAGGCTTTGGAGAGCTTTTCAGGGCCAAGTCTTTTGAAGTAAAAGGTTTCAGGGGCATTTTAACTAGGAGCGAGCTTTTCATTCTCCCCGATGGGAGAATAGCGGTCTGCCTCCCAGGATCCCCGGGGGCTGTTGAGCTAGGCTTGAACATTCTGTTAAACATTATTGAGCATCTTGTTGAGGAGGTTGACAGGTTTG
- a CDS encoding MGMT family protein, giving the protein MLVVTVDHETLEVRPARFDDICEAVLILVSLIPIGKVSSYSDIGRLLGAHPRLVAQCLMRNKNPIVIPCHRVVRKNGRLGGYSFGGPKIKAKILRIEGALGDSDKPGVPKNAFFRLDELLGSAR; this is encoded by the coding sequence ATGCTTGTAGTAACCGTTGATCATGAGACTCTGGAAGTACGCCCCGCAAGATTTGACGACATATGCGAAGCCGTCTTAATACTTGTCAGCCTAATCCCTATCGGGAAAGTATCCTCATATAGCGATATCGGCAGGCTACTAGGTGCCCATCCAAGACTTGTCGCCCAGTGTTTAATGAGGAATAAAAACCCTATAGTGATTCCCTGCCACCGAGTTGTTCGCAAGAATGGGAGGCTCGGTGGTTACTCGTTTGGTGGCCCCAAGATTAAGGCGAAAATATTGAGAATCGAGGGGGCTTTAGGAGATAGTGACAAGCCCGGCGTGCCCAAGAATGCTTTCTTCAGGTTAGATGAACTACTCGGCTCAGCCCGCTAA
- a CDS encoding transcriptional regulator: MKSFCEVYNRKILPAVRMYLSRKLVLEYKLSQLDAAKILGLKQSLVNYAVTGRRRSKYFEVILGFEAFRKYLDTLAMEMSSKKHREPYACELCRFLMKTGLVDEVLKAVEESPSRIYKQY; this comes from the coding sequence TTGAAATCTTTTTGCGAAGTATACAATAGAAAAATACTTCCAGCGGTAAGGATGTACCTGAGCAGAAAACTCGTCTTAGAGTACAAATTAAGCCAGTTAGACGCGGCTAAAATTCTCGGGTTAAAGCAATCCCTCGTCAACTATGCTGTGACAGGCCGTAGAAGAAGCAAGTATTTCGAAGTCATCCTGGGTTTCGAGGCCTTCAGGAAATACCTGGATACTCTAGCTATGGAAATGTCCTCTAAGAAACATAGAGAACCCTATGCTTGCGAGCTGTGCCGCTTTTTAATGAAGACGGGTTTGGTTGATGAAGTTTTAAAGGCGGTTGAAGAAAGCCCTTCAAGGATTTATAAGCAGTATTAG